Proteins co-encoded in one Apteryx mantelli isolate bAptMan1 chromosome 4, bAptMan1.hap1, whole genome shotgun sequence genomic window:
- the LOC106483126 gene encoding alpha-1-antitrypsin-like, whose protein sequence is MKSALYLCLLLLGLHVQGHHEPSHSDEQEEQKTVHSPGDHSQAEGENLAHLKIAPSNADFAFRFYKQVAAEAGDKNIFFSPLSLSVAFAMLSLGARAATCHQLHKGLAFNLTEIEEREVHEGFQRLLQLLNDPHREVQLSMGNALFVDNHLKLLQKFVDDVTNFYDSEAISSNFQNTSEAKKEINDYIEMKTRGKFVNLLKSLDSDTVMVLVGYIFFKGYWEQPFSNLLTSDDDFFMDAKKSVKVKMMHRNKIYNIYRDEKLSCWVVEIPYKGNAAALFVLPDEGTMKQVEDALLKETVSNWAKSLKNRKIYLHLPKFSISGSYDVKNLFEKMGVTEVFSDQADLSGMTENTRLKVSKAIHKAMVDVNENGTEAAAVTVLEMTPTSLEIPPPPVIKFNRPFLMVIFDKITHCILFLGKVVNPAASED, encoded by the exons atgaagtctgCCTTGTATTTGTGTTTGTTGCTTCTTGGGCTTCATGTCCAGGGTCACCATGAGCCCAGCCACAGTGATGAACAAGAGGAACAAAAAACAGTTCATTCTCCAGGAGACCATTCCCAGGCTGAAGGTGAAAACCTGGCTCATCTCAAGATAGCTCCAAGCAATGCTGACTTTGCATTTAGATTTTACAAGCAGGTTGCAGCAGAGGCAGGTGACAAGaacattttcttctctcctctgagCCTCTCAGTTGCCTTTGCAATGCTCTCCTTAGGGGCCAGAGCGGCCACCTGCCATCAGCTGCACAAAGGCCTTGCCTTCAACCTGACAGAGATCGAGGAGCGGGAGGTCCACGAAGGCTTTCAGCGTCTCCTCCAGCTACTGAACGACCCTCACAGAGAAGTCCAGCTGAGCATGGGCAATGCCCTGTTCGTAGACAACCATCTGAAACTGCTCCAAAAATTTGTGGATGATGTCACAAATTTTTATGATTCCGAAGCTATTTCTAGTAACTTCCAGAATACTTCAGAAGCTAAAAAGGAAATCAATGATTACATAGAAATGAAAACTCGTGGGAAATTCGTTAACTTACTCAAGAGTCTTGATTCAGACACTGTGATGGTTCTTGTTGGCTACATTTTCTTTAAAG GTTACTGGGAACAACCTTTCAGCAATTTGCTCACCAGTGATGATGACTTCTTCATGGATGCCAAGAAGTCTGTTAAGGTCAAAATGATGCATCGAAACAAAATCTATAATATCTATAGGGACGAGAAGTTGTCTTGCTGGGTTGTAGAAATCCCATATAAAGGAAATGCTGCTGCATTGTTTGTTCTGCCTGATGAAGGGACAATGAAGCAGGTGGAGGATGCTCTGCTGAAAGAAACTGTGTCTAACTGGGCAAAATCACTTAAAAACAG aaaaatctacCTGCACCTTCCAAAATTCTCAATCTCTGGCTCCTATGATGTCAAGAACCTATTCGAGAAGATGGGTGTGACAGAGGTGTTCAGTGACCAAGCTGATCTCTCTGGAATGACAGAAAATACTCGCCTTAAGGTTTCCAAA GCAATTCACAAGGCAATGGTGGATGTTAATGAGAATGGCACAGAGGCTGCTGCAGTGACTGTGCTAGAAATGACGCCAACGTCTCTTgagattcctcctcctcctgtcatcAAATTCAACAGACCCTTCCTGATGGTGATTTTTGACAAAATCACCCACTGCATCCTCTTTCTGGGGAAAGTTGTGAACCCAGCTGCCAGTGAAGACTAG